The Argentina anserina chromosome 3, drPotAnse1.1, whole genome shotgun sequence genome includes a region encoding these proteins:
- the LOC126786040 gene encoding histone H3.2: protein MARTKQTARKSTGGKAPRKQLATKAARKSAPATGGVKKPHRFRPGTVALREIRKYQKSTELLIRKLPFQRLVREIAQDFKTDLRFQSSAVAALQEAAEAYLVGLFEDTNLCAIHAKRVTIMPKDIQLARRIRGERA from the coding sequence ATGGCCCGTACCAAGCAAACCGCCCGGAAATCCACCGGAGGAAAAGCCCCACGTAAGCAGCTGGCCACCAAGGCCGCCAGGAAGTCTGCTCCGGCGACCGGAGGAGTGAAGAAGCCCCACCGCTTTAGGCCCGGAACTGTTGCCCTGAGGGAGATCAGGAAGTACCAGAAGAGTACAGAGCTTCTGATCCGCAAGCTTCCGTTCCAGAGGCTAGTGAGGGAGATTGCTCAAGATTTCAAGACTGATCTTAGGTTCCAGAGCAGCGCCGTGGCGGCGCTTCAGGAGGCGGCGGAGGCTTACTTGGTGGGTCTGTTTGAGGACACCAATCTGTGCGCGATTCATGCTAAGAGAGTGACCATTATGCCCAAGGATATTCAGCTTGCTAGGAGGATTAGGGGCGAGAGGGCTTAG